The following are encoded together in the Gemmatimonadales bacterium genome:
- a CDS encoding AAA family ATPase yields the protein MDHPKTLNPFVLGGVVTGRRFAGRASEIARLRALAAAGQHAYLFAPRRYGKTSLLREAFAWPGRAAHPSLVWCDCLPTVDARRLAQRVGEAVTLACRRGRPSEWIKAAASLFKRLRPALSVGAEGDVHVTLEVARTATGPLPDLEDALAAIQRLAESQLHPIVLVFDEFQQVAEWDSHHQTEAVIRTAVQQFRRVACVFAGSQRHLLQQMFADRARPLLKLAAPFPLARLTRDELEPWLVQRFGDTGQELDREAADAILWTAAGHPWATQYLAHFVWEKAVARSARRVTAAIVSEGLGEAQRASGTVYAAEYSALTVAQRRVLLAIASEPTSAPTAAAYLARQDLPAKSTTSQALRSLLEKGYLENQDGQYLVSDPLLGEWLRRQHEVTATARPVTDT from the coding sequence ATGGACCATCCTAAGACGCTGAATCCGTTCGTGTTGGGCGGCGTGGTGACGGGGCGCCGGTTCGCCGGCCGAGCCTCCGAGATCGCGCGGCTCCGCGCCCTGGCCGCGGCGGGGCAGCACGCCTACCTCTTCGCGCCGCGGCGGTACGGCAAGACGTCCCTGCTGCGCGAGGCGTTCGCTTGGCCGGGCCGCGCCGCACACCCGAGCCTCGTGTGGTGCGACTGCTTGCCGACCGTGGACGCGCGGCGCCTGGCGCAGCGGGTGGGCGAAGCCGTGACGCTGGCCTGCCGGCGCGGGAGGCCCTCGGAGTGGATCAAGGCCGCGGCATCGCTCTTCAAGCGGCTCCGTCCCGCGCTGAGCGTCGGAGCCGAGGGCGACGTGCACGTGACGCTGGAGGTGGCGCGGACGGCGACGGGGCCGCTTCCCGATCTCGAGGACGCACTGGCGGCCATCCAACGCTTGGCGGAGAGCCAGCTCCACCCCATCGTGCTGGTGTTCGACGAATTCCAGCAGGTGGCCGAATGGGACAGCCACCACCAGACCGAGGCGGTGATTCGGACCGCGGTCCAGCAGTTCCGGCGCGTGGCGTGCGTCTTCGCGGGGAGCCAGCGCCATCTCCTCCAGCAAATGTTCGCTGACCGGGCCCGGCCGCTGCTCAAGCTGGCCGCTCCCTTCCCGCTCGCCCGCCTGACCCGCGACGAGCTGGAGCCGTGGCTCGTGCAGCGCTTTGGGGACACCGGTCAGGAGCTGGACCGCGAAGCGGCCGACGCGATCCTCTGGACCGCTGCCGGCCATCCGTGGGCGACGCAGTACCTCGCGCACTTCGTGTGGGAGAAGGCCGTGGCCCGATCGGCGCGCCGGGTGACGGCCGCCATCGTGAGCGAAGGGCTCGGCGAAGCGCAGCGGGCTTCAGGAACGGTCTACGCCGCCGAGTACTCGGCGCTCACCGTGGCCCAGCGACGGGTGCTGTTGGCGATCGCCAGCGAGCCGACCTCGGCGCCGACGGCCGCGGCGTATCTCGCGCGGCAGGATCTCCCCGCGAAGAGCACTACCAGCCAGGCGCTTCGAAGTCTGCTGGAGAAGGGGTATCTCGAAAACCAGGACGGCCAGTACCTGGTCAGCGATCCGCTGCTCGGCGAATGGCTGCGGCGGCAACACGAGGTCACCGCCACTGCGAGACCGGTCACCGACACCTGA